The Macellibacteroides fermentans genome includes the window AGCCCAGTTCAAACTCCCAGCCCTTGTTGCTTACGTTCCCGGCATTCATAGGCGAGGTTGTTCCTCCTACAATCAATGAAGGGGTGGTGCCGTTTACCAGCAGATCTTTGGTCTTTTTGTTAAAGTAGTCCATTCCCACAGTAAGACGATCTTTCAGGAACCTGGCATCCAGACCGATGTTGATCTGTTCGGAAGTCTCCCATTTCAGTTTATCGTTACCCATGGATGAGGGAGCCACAGCATTGATATAATAATTGCCCGTCCCGAAAGGGTAGAGCCCTTTCAGAGCCATGTCCGTGCTGTATGGATAGTTGCTGAGGGCAGCCAGACTACCGTTTTGTCCCCAGCTGGCACGCAACTTCAAGCTGCTTACCTGATGCTTGAGCGGAGCGAAGAACTCTTCTTCCGACAGGGTCCATCCGGCAGATACCGCAGGAAAATATCCCCAGCGGTTGGTGGAGGGAAGCAGTGATAAGTCGGCTGCATCGGCACGAAGTGATCCCTGCAAAAGGTAACGCCCAGCAAATTCGTATCCTACACGTCCGAAGTAAGAAAGTTTGGCCGAACGTACCTTCTCGCCGGCTACCCCCTTGGTTGCCGAAGCCGAACCATAGTTGAGGTAATAGAACAACGGATCGTTTTTCTTGATGGCATCTTCGCTGTTGGCCGAAAGACTACCATATACATTGTCGTTGGTGGATTCCTGGTACGACATACCCACCATTCCGGTTACAGTATGTTGTCCGAAGCTCTTCGTGTAGTTGGCAAAGTTCTCCCATTGATAATATATACTTGTGGTAGATCTGGCATTGAGGCTCACATAATCGCGGCTCTGGGTGGAGTTTCCGTAGAAGGGAAGGTCGGTGGACGACTGACGGGTTCCCGACAACCGGTAACCGAAACGCGAGGTGAATGTGAAATCCTTGATAGGTTTGAAGTCGGAGTAGATGGATCCGTTTACGTTGAATCCACTGTTTTTACCAATATTATTGTCGCGCATGATCATAGGATGAAATTGCTCGCCGGCATAATATTTGGACACTGCATAGTAGTCGCCGTTCTCGTTTTTGAGCAGGTGTTTACCATTATTCAAAGCAGTCTGCATGTGAGCCGGCAGCTTATCCGCTGCGTAGGTATCGGGCGTAAGCGGGTCCAGTTGGAGGATAGAGGTTAGCAAGCTGCCGTATTCGTTGTTCATCGATACGCTGCGTATATTGAATTTCTCTATCTGATTGGTGGTTCCCACTTTGAGCCAGGGCTTGATTGCATATTCGGAATTGATGGTTGCCGTAAGACGTTTGTAAACATCGACATCTCCCTTTACAATCCCGTTATTATCCAGATAGGTTAGAGATAGATAGTAATTGCCGTTTTCGCTGCCGTTGGTGAAAGATACATTGTGCTTTTGCATCTGACTGTTATCAAAGGCTACGTCGGTCCAGGCAGTATTCGTTACCCCGTCCCAGCCGTTTCGAAGTTCGTTCTCTGTAAAAGTCTGCGACTCTACCATATAATCGATGTACTGCTCTGCATTCAGCATGGCCGGGATACGAGCCAGCGATTGCGACGACCATTGGAAATCGTAGGAAATCTTTCCTTGTCCCGCTTTCCCCTTCTTGGTGGAGATAAGTACAACCCCGTTGCCGGCTTCGGCACCGTAGATGGCAGCAGAGGCAGCATCTTTAAGCACCTCCATGGATGCGATGTC containing:
- a CDS encoding SusC/RagA family TonB-linked outer membrane protein, producing the protein MKSKSVKKLLIMVLFLLATVSYLSAQGPVKVSGRITDDLKEPMLGVSIVEKGTTNGVMSDLNGNYSLSVQQGATIVFSYIGFVTQEKKAVAGVMNIQLKEDTKTLEEVVVVGYGVQKKSSVTGAISQVKAEDLENRTISNAPAALQGKTAGVQVIQTSAAPGASPTVRVRGYSSNASSNPLYVVDGIRLSDISGIDPNDIASMEVLKDAASAAIYGAEAGNGVVLISTKKGKAGQGKISYDFQWSSQSLARIPAMLNAEQYIDYMVESQTFTENELRNGWDGVTNTAWTDVAFDNSQMQKHNVSFTNGSENGNYYLSLTYLDNNGIVKGDVDVYKRLTATINSEYAIKPWLKVGTTNQIEKFNIRSVSMNNEYGSLLTSILQLDPLTPDTYAADKLPAHMQTALNNGKHLLKNENGDYYAVSKYYAGEQFHPMIMRDNNIGKNSGFNVNGSIYSDFKPIKDFTFTSRFGYRLSGTRQSSTDLPFYGNSTQSRDYVSLNARSTTSIYYQWENFANYTKSFGQHTVTGMVGMSYQESTNDNVYGSLSANSEDAIKKNDPLFYYLNYGSASATKGVAGEKVRSAKLSYFGRVGYEFAGRYLLQGSLRADAADLSLLPSTNRWGYFPAVSAGWTLSEEEFFAPLKHQVSSLKLRASWGQNGSLAALSNYPYSTDMALKGLYPFGTGNYYINAVAPSSMGNDKLKWETSEQINIGLDARFLKDRLTVGMDYFNKKTKDLLVNGTTPSLIVGGTTSPMNAGNVSNKGWEFELGWRDHIGDFHYSLRANLATLTNEVTYVDPSITRINGVNFHTSTITYFEEGFPVYYFRGYKFKGVDPETGNPMFHDLDNSGDLNDGDLDYIGDAIPDFTYGITLTAGWKGLDFTLFGTGSQGNDIFNCINRPDYAASNKLKEVFYDNRWTADNKSGTVPRAGAQNMDKYQTSDALVYDGSFFKIKQIQLGYTLPKTWMKKIFVNNLRVYGSLDDFFTFTKYPGFDPEAAANSTSGMGVDKGSYPCSKKVVLGLNIEF